The Stygiolobus azoricus genome window below encodes:
- a CDS encoding cryptochrome/photolyase family protein has protein sequence MKCAFVFRRDLRIYDNTGLVEASYDCDEIIPLFIVDPRQMLQNNYKSEFASSFMINSLIELDAELRTKWDAKLNVFFGNAEEVIKKLDVNAIYVNEDYTPFAIQRDEKMRENALSKGIRFLSFTDVLLSPKELKPTRSFSAFYKKALQYKVREPRDVRDGVNFISIKDSMGVDFLKSFIKVESPLLKGGRSEGLKLLERKVDFKRRDYPAEKNYTMLSPHLKFGTLSIRETYYKKRDDSGFIRELYWRDFYTLLAYYNPYVFGHCYRREFDSINWENNEEYFEAWKQGRTGYPIVDAAMRALNNSGFINGRLRMIVAFFLTKVLFVDWRWGEKYFATKLIDYDPAINNGNWQWVASTGTDYIFRVFDPWKQQEKFDPEAKFIKEWVEELRDYPPSVIHKIYEHNIPAYPKPIVDWRERVEFVKRVFSFEQ, from the coding sequence GTGAAGTGTGCGTTCGTATTCAGGCGTGATTTAAGAATATATGACAATACGGGATTGGTTGAAGCTTCTTATGATTGTGATGAAATAATCCCTTTGTTCATAGTTGATCCTAGGCAAATGTTACAGAACAATTACAAGTCGGAGTTTGCGTCATCTTTTATGATAAACTCCTTGATAGAGCTTGACGCAGAGTTGAGGACTAAATGGGATGCAAAATTAAACGTGTTCTTTGGTAATGCCGAAGAGGTTATAAAGAAGTTAGACGTAAACGCAATCTACGTGAATGAGGATTACACGCCTTTTGCTATTCAGAGAGACGAAAAAATGAGAGAAAACGCTTTGTCTAAAGGGATAAGGTTTCTATCATTTACCGATGTGTTATTATCTCCTAAAGAATTAAAGCCAACTAGGAGTTTTTCAGCATTTTATAAAAAGGCATTACAGTATAAGGTTAGAGAGCCTAGGGATGTTAGGGATGGAGTTAATTTTATCAGCATAAAAGACAGCATGGGTGTGGACTTTTTGAAATCTTTCATAAAAGTTGAGTCCCCACTACTTAAAGGGGGTAGGTCTGAAGGTTTAAAATTACTTGAGAGAAAGGTGGATTTTAAAAGGAGGGATTATCCTGCGGAGAAGAACTACACTATGCTGTCCCCCCATTTGAAGTTCGGAACTTTGTCTATTAGGGAAACTTATTACAAGAAGAGGGATGATTCTGGGTTTATAAGGGAGCTATATTGGAGGGATTTTTACACGCTCTTAGCTTATTATAACCCCTATGTTTTCGGACACTGTTACAGAAGGGAATTTGATTCGATAAATTGGGAGAATAATGAAGAGTATTTTGAAGCTTGGAAACAAGGTAGAACCGGTTATCCAATAGTCGATGCTGCTATGAGGGCTTTAAATAATTCTGGCTTTATCAACGGTAGACTTAGAATGATAGTTGCATTCTTCTTAACGAAGGTATTGTTTGTAGATTGGCGGTGGGGAGAGAAGTATTTTGCAACTAAACTCATCGATTATGACCCAGCGATTAACAACGGGAATTGGCAATGGGTAGCGTCTACCGGAACGGATTATATCTTCAGGGTTTTCGACCCATGGAAACAACAAGAAAAGTTTGATCCCGAAGCAAAGTTCATAAAGGAGTGGGTGGAGGAATTAAGGGATTATCCCCCTTCGGTTATACATAAGATATATGAGCATAATATACCTGCTTATCCTAAACCTATTGTTGACTGGAGGGAAAGAGTAGAGTTTGTAAAAAGAGTTTTTAGTTTTGAGCAATAG
- a CDS encoding protein kinase domain-containing protein, which translates to MIFKDVYVVPGIIALVLSLRTAYERKFSKYTILASAISSFVSFPSPLLLVSILVVVYAFYEYYSGSLIAGIIEIILIAISTLYAVIPPYTVPFYIIGLVTSLPLTYVTVMSLRAYKGKDFTIVTFNANGLPKGLSWFVELNGSVIPASDSEINIISEGGSWITCPVKDGNEYYAPLNYKGFVRAGDSVEIVFNKVTDVNTLNKYEECVIAFVPINLPKELNFSILVNGHKYTGRERIIVPVFDQAFVKWEVDKIVYGDVVFEPKQRSGTATRGSVVGIEFEPKIAKRSLDIKNWDPKAWVGSKLYGYSVVDTVSEGGSSYVVKAEKDGKYYAVKILKPNFSRSQTVAIREFTDLFKESNNLVKLSNNSPYLVKISGIFADVNQIGSVLRGDAETYLKYPPAIVMEFMEGGTAKELFQIYFSNSKEWYEIVRFVLKYSAIALDYIHSEGYVHLDVKPQNIFLSEKIGGTLDDIVRALSSGKVLVKLGDLGSAVRIGEKFFQATPAYCSPEQLEYAILGLGAKVEFDIFSLGMTTYYMLTGRESPVSSYLDEAIDLYNNNDVGSALKYIDKAKTVLKSWNIDLPSNVPSNLRNFVESSIKYNVNSLLNLIKNL; encoded by the coding sequence TTGATATTTAAGGATGTTTACGTAGTCCCAGGAATAATAGCATTAGTGCTCAGTCTTAGAACTGCCTACGAAAGAAAATTCTCGAAATATACGATTTTGGCATCAGCAATTTCAAGCTTTGTCAGTTTTCCCAGTCCTTTACTTTTAGTCTCTATTTTGGTAGTAGTTTACGCTTTTTATGAATATTATTCCGGTTCTCTAATAGCTGGGATAATTGAGATTATCCTAATAGCAATATCAACTTTATACGCTGTTATTCCTCCCTATACGGTTCCGTTTTACATTATAGGTCTTGTGACTTCTTTACCATTGACTTATGTGACCGTTATGAGTTTGAGGGCATATAAAGGTAAGGACTTCACAATTGTAACGTTTAATGCTAATGGCTTGCCTAAAGGTCTATCTTGGTTTGTAGAACTCAACGGTAGTGTAATTCCTGCATCCGATTCGGAGATAAACATAATCAGTGAGGGAGGCTCTTGGATCACATGCCCCGTAAAAGACGGTAACGAGTATTATGCTCCGTTAAATTACAAGGGTTTTGTAAGGGCTGGAGACTCTGTCGAAATTGTATTCAACAAAGTTACAGATGTGAATACTTTGAATAAATATGAAGAATGTGTGATCGCCTTCGTTCCGATAAACTTACCTAAGGAGTTAAACTTCTCTATCTTAGTAAACGGCCATAAGTATACCGGAAGGGAGAGGATTATTGTCCCGGTCTTTGACCAAGCGTTTGTTAAATGGGAAGTGGACAAAATAGTCTACGGTGACGTGGTCTTTGAACCTAAACAGAGATCTGGCACAGCTACTAGAGGCTCTGTTGTAGGTATAGAATTTGAACCGAAGATAGCTAAGAGGTCATTAGACATTAAAAATTGGGATCCTAAAGCGTGGGTAGGCTCAAAGCTTTATGGTTATAGTGTAGTAGACACGGTTAGCGAAGGCGGTAGTAGTTACGTCGTAAAGGCTGAAAAGGACGGAAAGTATTATGCCGTAAAAATACTTAAGCCGAATTTTTCGAGGTCTCAAACTGTAGCGATTAGGGAGTTCACGGACTTGTTCAAAGAGTCCAATAACCTAGTTAAGTTAAGTAATAATAGTCCCTACCTCGTTAAGATCTCAGGGATCTTCGCAGATGTTAACCAAATAGGATCGGTTCTAAGGGGCGATGCTGAGACTTATTTGAAATACCCTCCTGCTATTGTTATGGAGTTTATGGAAGGAGGGACTGCTAAAGAGCTTTTTCAAATTTATTTTTCTAACTCCAAGGAGTGGTACGAGATCGTTAGGTTTGTCTTAAAGTATTCAGCAATAGCATTAGACTATATACACTCTGAAGGATACGTTCACTTAGATGTGAAACCTCAGAACATATTCTTGTCAGAAAAGATTGGCGGAACTTTAGATGATATAGTAAGAGCGTTGAGTTCTGGTAAAGTCTTAGTAAAACTAGGTGATTTAGGTTCTGCTGTGAGAATAGGAGAAAAGTTCTTTCAAGCTACACCTGCATACTGTTCTCCAGAGCAGTTAGAGTATGCTATATTAGGCTTAGGTGCTAAGGTAGAATTTGATATTTTCAGTTTAGGAATGACCACATATTATATGCTTACGGGTAGAGAGTCGCCCGTTAGTAGCTACTTAGATGAGGCAATAGACCTTTATAATAACAATGATGTAGGTAGTGCATTGAAATATATCGACAAAGCTAAAACCGTTCTAAAATCTTGGAATATAGATCTTCCATCTAACGTACCATCTAATTTAAGAAATTTTGTAGAAAGCTCTATAAAATATAATGTAAATAGTTTGTTAAATCTAATTAAAAATCTATGA
- a CDS encoding DUF4364 family protein, whose protein sequence is MTKKRSTAEITYSILNACRERTNKTKIMYASALNFAELKKYLEILVKNGYLKEEQEGKSSYYSVTEEGNKLLQILERYVKIIEEKKELETQLQDVLSKFKE, encoded by the coding sequence ATGACTAAGAAAAGGAGCACAGCTGAGATAACATATAGTATCCTAAACGCGTGCAGAGAGAGGACTAACAAGACGAAAATTATGTACGCTTCAGCATTGAATTTTGCAGAGCTAAAAAAATACCTTGAAATACTTGTGAAAAATGGATATTTGAAGGAAGAGCAAGAAGGCAAAAGCTCGTACTATAGCGTAACAGAGGAAGGAAATAAACTCCTACAAATTCTTGAAAGATATGTGAAAATTATTGAAGAAAAAAAAGAGCTAGAGACACAACTACAAGACGTTCTATCAAAGTTTAAAGAATAA
- a CDS encoding DUF4898 domain-containing protein: MKILEVIKNDMVRELITKFNVTHELVVSISLVTNWGKFIDFSIPKDVKNIIVIVPEDFDCDVRNQIKSVRRELSVIVLKLPEIKGKLYVLY, encoded by the coding sequence ATGAAGATACTAGAAGTGATAAAGAATGACATGGTTAGGGAACTCATCACGAAATTTAATGTAACTCATGAACTAGTTGTGAGTATTTCACTGGTAACTAACTGGGGGAAATTCATAGACTTCAGTATTCCAAAAGACGTAAAGAACATAATTGTAATTGTTCCAGAGGATTTTGACTGTGACGTAAGGAATCAAATTAAGAGTGTTAGGAGAGAACTTTCTGTAATAGTATTGAAATTACCGGAAATTAAAGGCAAATTATATGTGCTATATTAA